The Ascaphus truei isolate aAscTru1 chromosome 11, aAscTru1.hap1, whole genome shotgun sequence genome includes a window with the following:
- the USP42 gene encoding ubiquitin carboxyl-terminal hydrolase 42 isoform X3 → MMCTMQAHITQALSNSGSVFKPTAVTNDLRRIAKHFRYGSQEDAHEFLRYTVDAMQKSCLNNCNKLDRYTQATTLVHQVFGGYLRSRVKCLNCNGVSDTFDPCLDITLEIKAAHNVNKALEQFVKAEQLDGENAYKCSKCKKMVTASKRFTIHRSSNVLTLSLKRFASFSGGKLTKEVKYPEYLDIRPYTSQPNGEPIIYLLYAVLVHTGFSCHGGHYYCYIRASNGQWYLMNDSVVSNTDIRTVLNQQAYVLFYIRCQDVQNGPEQHYSLHPPGPSSPQPSSSQRLGTNKSAFIGPQLPPHMIKNSKHINGTRSPKNSLNSSGTNTNSGNLKRPLPIRTPALNRPASTPLSASTQRWTINRPTVIPTPTKKQKITISIHNNKLSARQGQSLPNLNNVFESMNKPAPSSTVTKPSATESTPSVPTSFPPKRTPHTAYSAPAVNGKPNTGSNLLVPYGAESSEESEEELKGLLQENGHGKTMNEVINRNGFGLCKDTSSTSENSRAITHKEEPSMQSVSGNGALGSHSDPKGTVGEIGNSNGVGNATTPGLPVNVSIDTTILPVAHEDNTHESTTYKSKNTSVEKSINLNIQRTGENGASSKYVVTTPSDAKHQPAMEDSAENDESNAEGMQSGNAIHPPSGAEEQHRAESCLNEYSNKRSEDLKTFGSCPVKCKPSVSDSAERLTMSPLNKTNHDEHQSDKKADLGNGTKDMIVSPNQAYSAATQDETINTQSSKSSSDIEKKASEESQRRLGQENNHSPIKETKRVEPEDLRSQRCRSDSKERLQEKRYKMNGSHDKEQRRESTKPDCYKPNHCSEYRHRDYDRHGSYNSKDYGRHNHYRARSRSRGKTDHDRSKYYYSKRDRSRSRERDYRHYSDYYSTYRSRDSRERKLSYGDRDHHRKSYRDYRTGWSQEMADKLRPYVYSPKRNAHYASSLPWDPEKNYHGKSTSVDRPQTRENSKERKRKCTTGSLEDSDSDVESKRKKNHEDEDVKKHKKSKKKKRSKEKQRSQDSDLSDPSSDTDTHRKKKKKHSRRSEAGDECPAKQALSTEAETNRTTQSPFHLHQRDCSLNTKDYIGKLPTDKGLDDISAGRDATTWKM, encoded by the exons ATGATGTGTACAATGCAAGCTCATATAACACAGGCTTTGTCCAACTCTGGCAGCGTTTTCAAACCTACCGCCGTCACGAACGACCTCAGGC GCATAGCGAAACACTTCCGTTACGGCAGTCAAGAAGACGCACATGAGTTCCTACGTTACACGGTTGATGCAATGCAAAAATCTTGCCTCAACAATTGCAATAA GTTGGACAGATACACGCAAGCGACCACTCTCGTTCATCAAGTATTTGGCGGCTACCTGCGCTCTCGAG TCAAGTGTCTGAACTGTAATGGCGTTTCTGACACCTTCGATCCATGTCTTGATATCACTCTTGAGATTAAG GCCGCGCATAATGTGAACAAAGCTCTGGAACAATTTGTGAAGGCGGAACAGCTGGATGGAGAAAATGCTTATAAATGTAGCAA GTGCAAAAAAATGGTGACTGCTTCCAAAAGGTTTACAATACATCGATCCTCTAATGTGCTGACTTTGTCCCTGAAAAGATTTGCAAGTTTCAGTGGCGGAAAGCTTACTAAG GAAGTAAAGTACCCAGAATACCTGGATATTCGCCCATACACCTCTCAGCCCAATGGAGAACCGATCATTTACCTTCTATATGCGGTCCTTGTTCATACTGGTTTTAGTTGCCATGGTGGGCATTACTACTGCTATATAAGG GCGAGCAACGGGCAATGGTACCTAATGAACGATTCCGTTGTATCCAACACTGACATCCGAACAGTGCTGAACCAGCAGGCTTACGTTCTCTTTTACATAAG ATGCCAGGATGTGCAGAATGGGCCGGAGCAGCAttattccctccacccccccggcccaAGCTCCCCGCAGCCAAGTAGCAGCCAGCGCTTGGGCACCAACAAATCTGCCTTCATTGGACCTCAGCTTCCCCCACACATGATAAAG AATTCTAAACATATAAACGGGACCAGATCACCGAAAAATTCACTCAACAGTTCAGGAACTAATACCAACAGTGGCAATTTGAAAAGGCCACTACCAATCCGCACCCCAGCTCTGAACAGACCGGCGTCTACACCCCTTTCTGCTTCCACACAGAGGTGGACTATTAACAGACCCACTGTAATCCCTACACCTACGAAGAAGCAGAAGATTACCATCAGCATCCACAATAATAAACTCTCTGCCCGCCAAGGGCAATCTCTACCCAATCTAAACAATGTTTTTGAGTCTATGAATAAGCCTGCCCCATCATCCACTGTTACTAAACCATCTGCGACAGAGTCTACCCCAAGTGTTCCTACATCATTCCCACCTAAACGGACACCACATACGGCCTATTCTGCACCAGCCGTTAATGGCAAACCCAACACAGGGTCCAACCTGCTCGTCCCTTATGGCGCAGAATCTTCAGAAGAATCGGAGGAGGAATTAAAGGGATTACTTCAAGAAAATGGGCACGGGAAAACGATGAATGAAGTTATAAATCGAAACGGTTTCGGCTTATGTAAGGACACCTCTTCTACCAGTGAAAACTCCAGAGCAATTACCCACAAGGAAGAGCCCTCGATGCAGTCGGTTTCGGGTAACGGTGCTCTCGGCTCGCACAGTGATCCTAAAGGAACCGTAGGGGAAATCGGCAATTCCAACGGCGTAGGAAATGCTACAACACCGGGGTTGCCTGTGAATGTAAGT ATTGACACTACTATTTTACCTGTGGCCCATGAAGACAACACACATGAATCCACAACGTACAAGTCCAAAAACACATCAGTGGAGAAAAG CATAAATTTAAACATACAAAGAACGGGTGAAAATGGCGCCAGTAGTAAGTACGTGGTAACAACTCCGTCAGATGCGAAGCACCAACCTGCCATGGAAGATAGTGCTGAGAATGATGAATCTAACGCAGAGGGTATGCAAAGTGGCAATGCCATACACCCACCTTCCGGAGCAGAGGAGCAGCATAGAGCGGAGAGTTGTCTAAATGAATATTCAAACAAAAGGTCTGAAGATCTAAAAACATTTGGTAGCTGTCCTGTGAAATGTAAACCATCTGTCAGTGATAGCGCTGAGAGACTTACAATGAGTCCATTGAATAAGACCAACCATGATGAACATCAATCGGATAAAAAAGCAGACCTAGGAAATGGAACAAAAGATATGATTGTGTCTCCTAACCAGGCGTATTCGGCTGCAACCCAAGATGAAACTATAAATACCCAGTCCAGTAAAAGCAGCAGTGACATCGAGaagaaagcaagtgaagaaagtcAAAGGAGGCTTGGCCAGGAAAATAACCATTCTCCTATCAAAGAGACCAAGAGGGTCGAGCCAGAAGATCTCCGCAGTCAAAGATGCCGCTCCGATAGCAAAGAACGGTTACAAGAGAAGAGATATAAAATGAATGGCAGTCATGACAAGGAACAGCGTAGAGAGAGCACCAAGCCAGACTGCTACAAACCAAACCACTGTTCTGAATACCGACACCGGGATTATGATAGACATGGTTCATATAACAGCAAGGACTATGGCAGACACAACCATTACAGAGCTAGATCGAGAAGCAGAGGGAAAACTGACCATGATAGAAGCAAGTATTACTATTCAAAAAGAGATCGATCTCGCAGCAGAGAAAGGGACTACAGACACTATAGTGATTATTACTCTACCTATAGATCTAGAGACAGCAGGGAGAGAAAATTATCATATGGGGACAGAGACCATCACAGGAAGTCTTATAGAGACTACAGAACTGGGTGGTCGCAAGAGATGGCGGATAAATTACGACCGTACGTCTACAGTCCCAAACGTAATGCGCATTATGCCTCATCTCTTCCGTGGGACCCCGAAAAGAATTACCACGGCAAATCCACTAGTGTTGATCGCCCCCAAACACGTGAAAATTCAAAGGAAAGAAAGCGCAAATGTACTACAGGCAGCTTAGAGGACAGTGACAGTGATGTGGAGTCCAAACGTAAAAAGAACCACGAGGACGAGGAtgtgaaaaaacacaaaaagtccAAGAAGAAAAAAAGATCAAAAGAAAAACAAAG GTCACAGGACTCCGACTTGTCAGATCCAtcctctgacacagacacacacaggaaaaagaagaaaaagcattCAAGAAGATCTGAAGCTGGTGATGAATGTCCTGCGAAACAAGCACTCAGCACAGAGGCAGAGACCAACCGCACCACGCAGAGCCCCTTTCACCTGCATCAAAGAGATTGTTCTTTAAACA CCAAAGACTACATTGGGAAGTTACCCACCGACAAAGGATTGGATGACATTTCTGCAGGCAGAGATGCAACTACATGGAAA aTGTGA
- the USP42 gene encoding ubiquitin carboxyl-terminal hydrolase 42 isoform X1, whose protein sequence is MTIVDTVSESSEPTACQNQLSNSVAPSSGDMDSGWGVASSLTNTPNHKISLGPVPGAAAYTSSSVPEKPKPSVQKDLSLAIPGDGIAAPQKVLFPTEKICLKWKQTQKVGAGLQNLGNTCFVNAALQCLTYTAPLANYMLSHEHSQTCHEQGFCMMCTMQAHITQALSNSGSVFKPTAVTNDLRRIAKHFRYGSQEDAHEFLRYTVDAMQKSCLNNCNKLDRYTQATTLVHQVFGGYLRSRVKCLNCNGVSDTFDPCLDITLEIKAAHNVNKALEQFVKAEQLDGENAYKCSKCKKMVTASKRFTIHRSSNVLTLSLKRFASFSGGKLTKEVKYPEYLDIRPYTSQPNGEPIIYLLYAVLVHTGFSCHGGHYYCYIRASNGQWYLMNDSVVSNTDIRTVLNQQAYVLFYIRCQDVQNGPEQHYSLHPPGPSSPQPSSSQRLGTNKSAFIGPQLPPHMIKNSKHINGTRSPKNSLNSSGTNTNSGNLKRPLPIRTPALNRPASTPLSASTQRWTINRPTVIPTPTKKQKITISIHNNKLSARQGQSLPNLNNVFESMNKPAPSSTVTKPSATESTPSVPTSFPPKRTPHTAYSAPAVNGKPNTGSNLLVPYGAESSEESEEELKGLLQENGHGKTMNEVINRNGFGLCKDTSSTSENSRAITHKEEPSMQSVSGNGALGSHSDPKGTVGEIGNSNGVGNATTPGLPVNVSIDTTILPVAHEDNTHESTTYKSKNTSVEKSINLNIQRTGENGASSKYVVTTPSDAKHQPAMEDSAENDESNAEGMQSGNAIHPPSGAEEQHRAESCLNEYSNKRSEDLKTFGSCPVKCKPSVSDSAERLTMSPLNKTNHDEHQSDKKADLGNGTKDMIVSPNQAYSAATQDETINTQSSKSSSDIEKKASEESQRRLGQENNHSPIKETKRVEPEDLRSQRCRSDSKERLQEKRYKMNGSHDKEQRRESTKPDCYKPNHCSEYRHRDYDRHGSYNSKDYGRHNHYRARSRSRGKTDHDRSKYYYSKRDRSRSRERDYRHYSDYYSTYRSRDSRERKLSYGDRDHHRKSYRDYRTGWSQEMADKLRPYVYSPKRNAHYASSLPWDPEKNYHGKSTSVDRPQTRENSKERKRKCTTGSLEDSDSDVESKRKKNHEDEDVKKHKKSKKKKRSKEKQRSQDSDLSDPSSDTDTHRKKKKKHSRRSEAGDECPAKQALSTEAETNRTTQSPFHLHQRDCSLNTKDYIGKLPTDKGLDDISAGRDATTWKM, encoded by the exons ATGACTATAGTTGATACAGTATCTGAGTCTTCAGAGCCTACAGCTTGCCAGAACCAGCTGTCCAACTCTGTGGCACCATCATCTGGAGACATGGATTCGGGTTGGGGTGTAGCGTCATCCTTAACCAATACACCCAATCACAAGATCTCTTTGGGACCAGTACCTGGCGCTGCAGCTTATACCAGTTCATCGGTTCCTGAAAAGCCAAAACCGTCAGTGCAGAAGGATCTAT CTTTGGCAATACCTGGGGATGGCATCGCTGCACCTCAGAAGGTTCTTTTCCCAACAGAGAAGATATGTCTCAAATGGAAGCAAACTCAGAAAGTTGGAGCCGGCCTCCAAAATCTTGGCAATACATGTTTTGTGAACGCTGCACTCCAATGTTTAACTTACACTGCACCTCTTGCCAACTACATGCTTTCCCATGAACACTCCCAAACGT GTCACGAGCAAGGATTCTGTATGATGTGTACAATGCAAGCTCATATAACACAGGCTTTGTCCAACTCTGGCAGCGTTTTCAAACCTACCGCCGTCACGAACGACCTCAGGC GCATAGCGAAACACTTCCGTTACGGCAGTCAAGAAGACGCACATGAGTTCCTACGTTACACGGTTGATGCAATGCAAAAATCTTGCCTCAACAATTGCAATAA GTTGGACAGATACACGCAAGCGACCACTCTCGTTCATCAAGTATTTGGCGGCTACCTGCGCTCTCGAG TCAAGTGTCTGAACTGTAATGGCGTTTCTGACACCTTCGATCCATGTCTTGATATCACTCTTGAGATTAAG GCCGCGCATAATGTGAACAAAGCTCTGGAACAATTTGTGAAGGCGGAACAGCTGGATGGAGAAAATGCTTATAAATGTAGCAA GTGCAAAAAAATGGTGACTGCTTCCAAAAGGTTTACAATACATCGATCCTCTAATGTGCTGACTTTGTCCCTGAAAAGATTTGCAAGTTTCAGTGGCGGAAAGCTTACTAAG GAAGTAAAGTACCCAGAATACCTGGATATTCGCCCATACACCTCTCAGCCCAATGGAGAACCGATCATTTACCTTCTATATGCGGTCCTTGTTCATACTGGTTTTAGTTGCCATGGTGGGCATTACTACTGCTATATAAGG GCGAGCAACGGGCAATGGTACCTAATGAACGATTCCGTTGTATCCAACACTGACATCCGAACAGTGCTGAACCAGCAGGCTTACGTTCTCTTTTACATAAG ATGCCAGGATGTGCAGAATGGGCCGGAGCAGCAttattccctccacccccccggcccaAGCTCCCCGCAGCCAAGTAGCAGCCAGCGCTTGGGCACCAACAAATCTGCCTTCATTGGACCTCAGCTTCCCCCACACATGATAAAG AATTCTAAACATATAAACGGGACCAGATCACCGAAAAATTCACTCAACAGTTCAGGAACTAATACCAACAGTGGCAATTTGAAAAGGCCACTACCAATCCGCACCCCAGCTCTGAACAGACCGGCGTCTACACCCCTTTCTGCTTCCACACAGAGGTGGACTATTAACAGACCCACTGTAATCCCTACACCTACGAAGAAGCAGAAGATTACCATCAGCATCCACAATAATAAACTCTCTGCCCGCCAAGGGCAATCTCTACCCAATCTAAACAATGTTTTTGAGTCTATGAATAAGCCTGCCCCATCATCCACTGTTACTAAACCATCTGCGACAGAGTCTACCCCAAGTGTTCCTACATCATTCCCACCTAAACGGACACCACATACGGCCTATTCTGCACCAGCCGTTAATGGCAAACCCAACACAGGGTCCAACCTGCTCGTCCCTTATGGCGCAGAATCTTCAGAAGAATCGGAGGAGGAATTAAAGGGATTACTTCAAGAAAATGGGCACGGGAAAACGATGAATGAAGTTATAAATCGAAACGGTTTCGGCTTATGTAAGGACACCTCTTCTACCAGTGAAAACTCCAGAGCAATTACCCACAAGGAAGAGCCCTCGATGCAGTCGGTTTCGGGTAACGGTGCTCTCGGCTCGCACAGTGATCCTAAAGGAACCGTAGGGGAAATCGGCAATTCCAACGGCGTAGGAAATGCTACAACACCGGGGTTGCCTGTGAATGTAAGT ATTGACACTACTATTTTACCTGTGGCCCATGAAGACAACACACATGAATCCACAACGTACAAGTCCAAAAACACATCAGTGGAGAAAAG CATAAATTTAAACATACAAAGAACGGGTGAAAATGGCGCCAGTAGTAAGTACGTGGTAACAACTCCGTCAGATGCGAAGCACCAACCTGCCATGGAAGATAGTGCTGAGAATGATGAATCTAACGCAGAGGGTATGCAAAGTGGCAATGCCATACACCCACCTTCCGGAGCAGAGGAGCAGCATAGAGCGGAGAGTTGTCTAAATGAATATTCAAACAAAAGGTCTGAAGATCTAAAAACATTTGGTAGCTGTCCTGTGAAATGTAAACCATCTGTCAGTGATAGCGCTGAGAGACTTACAATGAGTCCATTGAATAAGACCAACCATGATGAACATCAATCGGATAAAAAAGCAGACCTAGGAAATGGAACAAAAGATATGATTGTGTCTCCTAACCAGGCGTATTCGGCTGCAACCCAAGATGAAACTATAAATACCCAGTCCAGTAAAAGCAGCAGTGACATCGAGaagaaagcaagtgaagaaagtcAAAGGAGGCTTGGCCAGGAAAATAACCATTCTCCTATCAAAGAGACCAAGAGGGTCGAGCCAGAAGATCTCCGCAGTCAAAGATGCCGCTCCGATAGCAAAGAACGGTTACAAGAGAAGAGATATAAAATGAATGGCAGTCATGACAAGGAACAGCGTAGAGAGAGCACCAAGCCAGACTGCTACAAACCAAACCACTGTTCTGAATACCGACACCGGGATTATGATAGACATGGTTCATATAACAGCAAGGACTATGGCAGACACAACCATTACAGAGCTAGATCGAGAAGCAGAGGGAAAACTGACCATGATAGAAGCAAGTATTACTATTCAAAAAGAGATCGATCTCGCAGCAGAGAAAGGGACTACAGACACTATAGTGATTATTACTCTACCTATAGATCTAGAGACAGCAGGGAGAGAAAATTATCATATGGGGACAGAGACCATCACAGGAAGTCTTATAGAGACTACAGAACTGGGTGGTCGCAAGAGATGGCGGATAAATTACGACCGTACGTCTACAGTCCCAAACGTAATGCGCATTATGCCTCATCTCTTCCGTGGGACCCCGAAAAGAATTACCACGGCAAATCCACTAGTGTTGATCGCCCCCAAACACGTGAAAATTCAAAGGAAAGAAAGCGCAAATGTACTACAGGCAGCTTAGAGGACAGTGACAGTGATGTGGAGTCCAAACGTAAAAAGAACCACGAGGACGAGGAtgtgaaaaaacacaaaaagtccAAGAAGAAAAAAAGATCAAAAGAAAAACAAAG GTCACAGGACTCCGACTTGTCAGATCCAtcctctgacacagacacacacaggaaaaagaagaaaaagcattCAAGAAGATCTGAAGCTGGTGATGAATGTCCTGCGAAACAAGCACTCAGCACAGAGGCAGAGACCAACCGCACCACGCAGAGCCCCTTTCACCTGCATCAAAGAGATTGTTCTTTAAACA CCAAAGACTACATTGGGAAGTTACCCACCGACAAAGGATTGGATGACATTTCTGCAGGCAGAGATGCAACTACATGGAAA aTGTGA
- the USP42 gene encoding ubiquitin carboxyl-terminal hydrolase 42 isoform X2: MTIVDTVSESSEPTACQNQLSNSVAPSSGDMDSGWGVASSLTNTPNHKISLGPVPGAAAYTSSSVPEKPKPSVQKDLSLAIPGDGIAAPQKVLFPTEKICLKWKQTQKVGAGLQNLGNTCFVNAALQCLTYTAPLANYMLSHEHSQTCHEQGFCMMCTMQAHITQALSNSGSVFKPTAVTNDLRRIAKHFRYGSQEDAHEFLRYTVDAMQKSCLNNCNKLDRYTQATTLVHQVFGGYLRSRVKCLNCNGVSDTFDPCLDITLEIKAAHNVNKALEQFVKAEQLDGENAYKCSKCKKMVTASKRFTIHRSSNVLTLSLKRFASFSGGKLTKEVKYPEYLDIRPYTSQPNGEPIIYLLYAVLVHTGFSCHGGHYYCYIRASNGQWYLMNDSVVSNTDIRTVLNQQAYVLFYIRCQDVQNGPEQHYSLHPPGPSSPQPSSSQRLGTNKSAFIGPQLPPHMIKNSKHINGTRSPKNSLNSSGTNTNSGNLKRPLPIRTPALNRPASTPLSASTQRWTINRPTVIPTPTKKQKITISIHNNKLSARQGQSLPNLNNVFESMNKPAPSSTVTKPSATESTPSVPTSFPPKRTPHTAYSAPAVNGKPNTGSNLLVPYGAESSEESEEELKGLLQENGHGKTMNEVINRNGFGLCKDTSSTSENSRAITHKEEPSMQSVSGNGALGSHSDPKGTVGEIGNSNGVGNATTPGLPVNIDTTILPVAHEDNTHESTTYKSKNTSVEKSINLNIQRTGENGASSKYVVTTPSDAKHQPAMEDSAENDESNAEGMQSGNAIHPPSGAEEQHRAESCLNEYSNKRSEDLKTFGSCPVKCKPSVSDSAERLTMSPLNKTNHDEHQSDKKADLGNGTKDMIVSPNQAYSAATQDETINTQSSKSSSDIEKKASEESQRRLGQENNHSPIKETKRVEPEDLRSQRCRSDSKERLQEKRYKMNGSHDKEQRRESTKPDCYKPNHCSEYRHRDYDRHGSYNSKDYGRHNHYRARSRSRGKTDHDRSKYYYSKRDRSRSRERDYRHYSDYYSTYRSRDSRERKLSYGDRDHHRKSYRDYRTGWSQEMADKLRPYVYSPKRNAHYASSLPWDPEKNYHGKSTSVDRPQTRENSKERKRKCTTGSLEDSDSDVESKRKKNHEDEDVKKHKKSKKKKRSKEKQRSQDSDLSDPSSDTDTHRKKKKKHSRRSEAGDECPAKQALSTEAETNRTTQSPFHLHQRDCSLNTKDYIGKLPTDKGLDDISAGRDATTWKM, encoded by the exons ATGACTATAGTTGATACAGTATCTGAGTCTTCAGAGCCTACAGCTTGCCAGAACCAGCTGTCCAACTCTGTGGCACCATCATCTGGAGACATGGATTCGGGTTGGGGTGTAGCGTCATCCTTAACCAATACACCCAATCACAAGATCTCTTTGGGACCAGTACCTGGCGCTGCAGCTTATACCAGTTCATCGGTTCCTGAAAAGCCAAAACCGTCAGTGCAGAAGGATCTAT CTTTGGCAATACCTGGGGATGGCATCGCTGCACCTCAGAAGGTTCTTTTCCCAACAGAGAAGATATGTCTCAAATGGAAGCAAACTCAGAAAGTTGGAGCCGGCCTCCAAAATCTTGGCAATACATGTTTTGTGAACGCTGCACTCCAATGTTTAACTTACACTGCACCTCTTGCCAACTACATGCTTTCCCATGAACACTCCCAAACGT GTCACGAGCAAGGATTCTGTATGATGTGTACAATGCAAGCTCATATAACACAGGCTTTGTCCAACTCTGGCAGCGTTTTCAAACCTACCGCCGTCACGAACGACCTCAGGC GCATAGCGAAACACTTCCGTTACGGCAGTCAAGAAGACGCACATGAGTTCCTACGTTACACGGTTGATGCAATGCAAAAATCTTGCCTCAACAATTGCAATAA GTTGGACAGATACACGCAAGCGACCACTCTCGTTCATCAAGTATTTGGCGGCTACCTGCGCTCTCGAG TCAAGTGTCTGAACTGTAATGGCGTTTCTGACACCTTCGATCCATGTCTTGATATCACTCTTGAGATTAAG GCCGCGCATAATGTGAACAAAGCTCTGGAACAATTTGTGAAGGCGGAACAGCTGGATGGAGAAAATGCTTATAAATGTAGCAA GTGCAAAAAAATGGTGACTGCTTCCAAAAGGTTTACAATACATCGATCCTCTAATGTGCTGACTTTGTCCCTGAAAAGATTTGCAAGTTTCAGTGGCGGAAAGCTTACTAAG GAAGTAAAGTACCCAGAATACCTGGATATTCGCCCATACACCTCTCAGCCCAATGGAGAACCGATCATTTACCTTCTATATGCGGTCCTTGTTCATACTGGTTTTAGTTGCCATGGTGGGCATTACTACTGCTATATAAGG GCGAGCAACGGGCAATGGTACCTAATGAACGATTCCGTTGTATCCAACACTGACATCCGAACAGTGCTGAACCAGCAGGCTTACGTTCTCTTTTACATAAG ATGCCAGGATGTGCAGAATGGGCCGGAGCAGCAttattccctccacccccccggcccaAGCTCCCCGCAGCCAAGTAGCAGCCAGCGCTTGGGCACCAACAAATCTGCCTTCATTGGACCTCAGCTTCCCCCACACATGATAAAG AATTCTAAACATATAAACGGGACCAGATCACCGAAAAATTCACTCAACAGTTCAGGAACTAATACCAACAGTGGCAATTTGAAAAGGCCACTACCAATCCGCACCCCAGCTCTGAACAGACCGGCGTCTACACCCCTTTCTGCTTCCACACAGAGGTGGACTATTAACAGACCCACTGTAATCCCTACACCTACGAAGAAGCAGAAGATTACCATCAGCATCCACAATAATAAACTCTCTGCCCGCCAAGGGCAATCTCTACCCAATCTAAACAATGTTTTTGAGTCTATGAATAAGCCTGCCCCATCATCCACTGTTACTAAACCATCTGCGACAGAGTCTACCCCAAGTGTTCCTACATCATTCCCACCTAAACGGACACCACATACGGCCTATTCTGCACCAGCCGTTAATGGCAAACCCAACACAGGGTCCAACCTGCTCGTCCCTTATGGCGCAGAATCTTCAGAAGAATCGGAGGAGGAATTAAAGGGATTACTTCAAGAAAATGGGCACGGGAAAACGATGAATGAAGTTATAAATCGAAACGGTTTCGGCTTATGTAAGGACACCTCTTCTACCAGTGAAAACTCCAGAGCAATTACCCACAAGGAAGAGCCCTCGATGCAGTCGGTTTCGGGTAACGGTGCTCTCGGCTCGCACAGTGATCCTAAAGGAACCGTAGGGGAAATCGGCAATTCCAACGGCGTAGGAAATGCTACAACACCGGGGTTGCCTGTGAAT ATTGACACTACTATTTTACCTGTGGCCCATGAAGACAACACACATGAATCCACAACGTACAAGTCCAAAAACACATCAGTGGAGAAAAG CATAAATTTAAACATACAAAGAACGGGTGAAAATGGCGCCAGTAGTAAGTACGTGGTAACAACTCCGTCAGATGCGAAGCACCAACCTGCCATGGAAGATAGTGCTGAGAATGATGAATCTAACGCAGAGGGTATGCAAAGTGGCAATGCCATACACCCACCTTCCGGAGCAGAGGAGCAGCATAGAGCGGAGAGTTGTCTAAATGAATATTCAAACAAAAGGTCTGAAGATCTAAAAACATTTGGTAGCTGTCCTGTGAAATGTAAACCATCTGTCAGTGATAGCGCTGAGAGACTTACAATGAGTCCATTGAATAAGACCAACCATGATGAACATCAATCGGATAAAAAAGCAGACCTAGGAAATGGAACAAAAGATATGATTGTGTCTCCTAACCAGGCGTATTCGGCTGCAACCCAAGATGAAACTATAAATACCCAGTCCAGTAAAAGCAGCAGTGACATCGAGaagaaagcaagtgaagaaagtcAAAGGAGGCTTGGCCAGGAAAATAACCATTCTCCTATCAAAGAGACCAAGAGGGTCGAGCCAGAAGATCTCCGCAGTCAAAGATGCCGCTCCGATAGCAAAGAACGGTTACAAGAGAAGAGATATAAAATGAATGGCAGTCATGACAAGGAACAGCGTAGAGAGAGCACCAAGCCAGACTGCTACAAACCAAACCACTGTTCTGAATACCGACACCGGGATTATGATAGACATGGTTCATATAACAGCAAGGACTATGGCAGACACAACCATTACAGAGCTAGATCGAGAAGCAGAGGGAAAACTGACCATGATAGAAGCAAGTATTACTATTCAAAAAGAGATCGATCTCGCAGCAGAGAAAGGGACTACAGACACTATAGTGATTATTACTCTACCTATAGATCTAGAGACAGCAGGGAGAGAAAATTATCATATGGGGACAGAGACCATCACAGGAAGTCTTATAGAGACTACAGAACTGGGTGGTCGCAAGAGATGGCGGATAAATTACGACCGTACGTCTACAGTCCCAAACGTAATGCGCATTATGCCTCATCTCTTCCGTGGGACCCCGAAAAGAATTACCACGGCAAATCCACTAGTGTTGATCGCCCCCAAACACGTGAAAATTCAAAGGAAAGAAAGCGCAAATGTACTACAGGCAGCTTAGAGGACAGTGACAGTGATGTGGAGTCCAAACGTAAAAAGAACCACGAGGACGAGGAtgtgaaaaaacacaaaaagtccAAGAAGAAAAAAAGATCAAAAGAAAAACAAAG GTCACAGGACTCCGACTTGTCAGATCCAtcctctgacacagacacacacaggaaaaagaagaaaaagcattCAAGAAGATCTGAAGCTGGTGATGAATGTCCTGCGAAACAAGCACTCAGCACAGAGGCAGAGACCAACCGCACCACGCAGAGCCCCTTTCACCTGCATCAAAGAGATTGTTCTTTAAACA CCAAAGACTACATTGGGAAGTTACCCACCGACAAAGGATTGGATGACATTTCTGCAGGCAGAGATGCAACTACATGGAAA aTGTGA